In the genome of Crassaminicella thermophila, the window GCTCTTCTTGATTTACAAGATTCCATTTCTCCCTCAACTCTGCAAGTTCTTTTTCAATGGAGTTTACTAAATTCTCTTTAGTTTCTATTGCATTATTTATTTTGTAGAGTTCCATATCTAATTTCGTTTTTTCTTTTTCCGCTTCTCTTAATTCAGAATTCAACTGTTTAAGCGGTTCCTCCGCTTCACTCTTAACTTTATATTCAATATCTTTTAGCTTAGATTTAAGTTTATACAGCTTGTCCTTCTCTTTAAGAAATTCTTCATTTACTTTCGATCTATCCAATAGCATTTCATCGATATTTTTTATTCCAGCTGCAACTCCTCTTTTTCTAAATTCTAGGGCTTCAAAATCTAATTCCTGGATTGAGTTGTTTAATTCATCTATTCTATATGGTATTGACTTAATTTCATCATTCAGCCTTTTCTTTTTAGCTGTTATGGATTTCTTAAGAGTGTCTATGTCTTTATCTCCTAGTAATTGTTCCAATGGTCTCAAATCAGCTTTGTAATTAATAATCCTTTCACTTGTAATATCTCCGATAATTTCTAGTAGTACATTTCTTCTATCCTGCCATTTCATCTTCGTACTAAAGTACAGTGGACTTGTTATAAGCTTGAAAATATTTTCATTTATAATTTCGTTTATCTTTTTTTGGTACTCTGATTTCTTAACTGGAACATCATCTATGCTGTATAAAGTTTCGTGCCCTGTGAATTGGCTTTCTGCTTGTCCTCTTTTTCTGGTCCATTTTTCTTTATAGATTTTAGACAATGTAATATCCGTACCATCTACGCTCAATACTCCTGTTACTTCATGTTCAAGGCCATGAATAACTTGTCCATTTCTATCTAGTGTTTTGATGTCGAAAGCAGTTCTATCCTTACTATCCTTATCAAACAATAACCAGGTAAATGCATCTGCTATTGTTGTTTTTCCAGTCGCATTTTCTCCGTATATATCAGTAACCTTCCCAAAGCTGATTGTTAAATCTCTAATCCCCTTAAAATTCCTTAACTTTAAGCTCTTTATTTGAATTAACATTTTTCTTCCTCCTTAATCTCTTTGAAACTTGGATTCGCTCTATAATAATCAACTAAACCTGTACCAACTTCTATTACTGTTCCTGTTACAACATTTCGAAACTTAACTTTCTTAGGCATGCTTGCTCCTCCTAAACTTACCCGACCTCTTATAATACTTCCTGGTCCTCTTTATTGCTCTCTCAAATTTCTCGTAGGCTTCTTCTAACTCTTTTTTCACTTCTTCTCCAATGTACCCATGTGCGGGACCATCATAGAAACACTTTCCACCTAGTGCTAATAGCAATCTCCCATATGAATAATGATCTAAAAAACCACATACCTCACACTCTTCGATTGTCTCTACAACTCCAAATTCCTCTTCACTCCAACTATCTGTATATAACTCATTTCCACACACTTTACATTTCACGCTGTCACCTCTCTCATATGCTCAACTACTAGCTTGTCTACTTTCTTAGACTGTTCTTGCACTAATGGATGTTGTAGATCTTTATGTTTAGTAATCAAACGATCTAATTTCTTCTTTTCGATTTTGAGACTATTCATTTGTATGTCCCCCTGTATTAAATTTGTATAATCTGTTATAATACTACTGACGTTTATTTTTTTAGTGCACTATTTGGTTGTTGCAGCAACCTTAGTGCTTTTTTCTTTTTGTAGAATCTCTAAAAAGTCTCTAACCTTGCCTTTGTAAGAACCTAATCCATGCATATACTCACCCCCTCTCACTTTCCAAGTAACTTCTGTCTCTCTACCCTTAACTCTTCGATCCTCTTTTTAATTTCAGCTTTTCTCTTTGCGATTTTTTCAGCTTCTTCTACTGTATCTCCGCCATTAGCAGGGAAATTAGCAAACTCTTCTGCAAGTTTGGTATGCTCTCTTATAATTTCAATCAACCTATTTTCTGCTATTTCGCTAAGCATTTATTTCACCTCTTTCTTGTCGATATTTGTATGAAGGTTTCCCTCTCTTCCTGTAGAATTTTGCTTTAGGAAGGGGGTGAGCATATTGAATCAAATTGAAATCAGAATAACAATCCTAGAAGACTTATATAATCAAGCAATAACCAAAGGTCGTATAGATGTAATGATTTCTCAGGAATTACTTGATAAGTTTCATTCAAATAATATAGATGATAATTTCATCATTTTTAACCTCTTATATCTTGAAGATAAAGGTTTTATTGAAGTGAATTGGGGTGTACAACGTAGAATATTTGGCATAACAATTACTTCATCTGGTTGCGATATTGTAGAGTTTTACAAACTAGGTTTATCTTTTAATTCTTTGAATAAAGAAAATAAATTTGAAACTGTT includes:
- a CDS encoding Spo0E family sporulation regulatory protein-aspartic acid phosphatase — protein: MNSLKIEKKKLDRLITKHKDLQHPLVQEQSKKVDKLVVEHMREVTA
- a CDS encoding AAA family ATPase → MLIQIKSLKLRNFKGIRDLTISFGKVTDIYGENATGKTTIADAFTWLLFDKDSKDRTAFDIKTLDRNGQVIHGLEHEVTGVLSVDGTDITLSKIYKEKWTRKRGQAESQFTGHETLYSIDDVPVKKSEYQKKINEIINENIFKLITSPLYFSTKMKWQDRRNVLLEIIGDITSERIINYKADLRPLEQLLGDKDIDTLKKSITAKKKRLNDEIKSIPYRIDELNNSIQELDFEALEFRKRGVAAGIKNIDEMLLDRSKVNEEFLKEKDKLYKLKSKLKDIEYKVKSEAEEPLKQLNSELREAEKEKTKLDMELYKINNAIETKENLVNSIEKELAELREKWNLVNQEELHIPEDSFICPTCKRPLEEHDIEAKKAEMIENFNQNKAEKLAAINNLGKFKKSKLDEHKTEKEKLKVEKDLAVARLEEVNEILIERKAKIDNFTPSIDLENNQEYQEVLKQIKELEQKFSTPVEMNHEIHELKMKKASLEKELEEINGQLAYKRTEREK